CGCGATCCGGCCTCGAGCTGAGCGGAGATTTGTTGCTGGTCCCATAACGGAAATCGGCATGCGACACAAACGGCAGGCCGCAGGCGCATCGCAGCCACAGGGCCGAACTTCCCGTCGCGGGCGAGCACGACACGCGCCGTTATTCGTTGCGTTCGCACGGGGCGCGGCTGTAGATCACCGACGCGGGATGCCCTGTGTTTCGTCCCGCGACGGAGCGATTGACGACTGATGACGACCTTCAACGATCGGGAAAAGGGCTTCGAGTCCAAGTTCGCACTCGATCAGGACCAGGAATTCCGGGCCATGGCCCGCCGCAACAAGCTGCTCGGCCTCTGGGCGGCCGAGAAGATGGGTCTGAGCGCCGATTCGTCCGAGGAGTACGCCAAGGCCGTCGTCCGCGCCGACTTCGAGCAGCCGGGCGAGGAAGACGTGTTCCGCAAGATCGCCGGCGACTTCAAGGGCTCCGGCCTGACGGTGTCCGAGGGCGAGATCCGCTCCAAGATGGACGAACTGGCATCCATGGCCCGCGACCAGGTCCGCGCCGGCGAATAGGCCGCCTCGAAAACCAGCCAAAAGAAAAGGGCCGCAGTGGGGGAACTGCGGCCCTTCCTTTGTCGGGGGCTGGGGGGATAGCCTCACCCGACGGCTTCGCGTGTTGAGCGCCCCTTCAGAATGCGGGACGACGCGAAAGGTTCACCGGAAAATCAGTCCGGCATGACCACGGTGTCGATGACGTGCACGACGCCGTTCGATTGCAGCACGTCGGCCTGCGTGACCTTGGACGAACCGCCATTCTCGTCGGTCAGGGTGACCGAGCCATCGGCGTTGACCGTGACGGTCAGCTCGTCGCCTTCAACCGTCTTCAGCGCGACTTTGCCGCCGTTGGCTTGGGCCTGGGTGGCCAGATCAGCCGCGGTCAGGCGACCCGGGACGACGTGATAGGTCAGGATCTTGGTCAGATCGGCCTTGCCGGCCGGGGCCATCAGCGATTCGCGCGTCGCGACCGGGATCTTCTCGAAGGCGGCGTTGTCAGGCGCGAAGACCGTGAACGGGCCGGTGCCCGAAAGGGTCTCGGCCAGACCGGCGGCCTGGACGGCGCTGACCAGGGTGGTCAGGTTGGAGGCCTTGGCGGCGTTGGCGACGATGGTTTCGTTGGGGCTCATGGACGCGCCGCCGACCATCGGGTCGGTGGTGGCGGGTGCCATGGCGGCGGTGTCGGTGGCCGTGGCGTCTGCGGCCGGGGCTTCGGTCTCGGCGCCGCTGTTGCAGGCGGCGAGGCCCAGCAGGGCGGCCGAGGCGACGGTAAGGGTCAGCATGCGGGTGTTCATGGCGTCTTCTCCTGAGGATTGCCGCTTGCGTCGCGGCTCCGGGGTAAAGACGGTTGGGGGACATAAAGGATGCCTGCCCGATCACGTTTTCCGGCGCGACAGGTTACCGCAGCGTGACCGCCAGACGGTCCCAGATCGCCGCCTTCTGCTCGAACGGGCGGGCATGGGCGGGGCTGGACGAGGGCAGGTCGATCAGCGTCAGGTCGGCGCGTTCGCCCAGCAACCGCCGCCCGTTCCGCGCCGACAGGGCCCCGTTGAACGCCACGCCGCGAAGCGCTGGCAGCGTGCTGATGAGGGCCTTCAGGTCGGCGGGCTCGGCGTTCCGGATCGCGGCGTCGAGACTGCCTCTGCGTTCCCCGCCCGCGATGACATCCCACAGCCCGATGCCGGCCGCCTGCAGGGCCTCCAGACGCTCGGGATAGGGCAGGGCGACCAGATCCCGCCCGACGACCCGCCCGACCAGCCGCCAGAAGGCATTCTGCGGGTGGGCATAGTACTGCTGTGCGGCCAGGGAGGCGTCGCCGGGCAGGCTGCCCAGGATCAGCAGGCGCGTGTCGGCGTCGACGACCGGGGGGAAGGCCCGTTTGATCATACGACGCCCGGGCAGGGGGCGCAGGGAAAGCAGGGTCGGTTAGCGCGTCTCGTCTGTCCTGACCGCAGGGACCTATCCGGGCCACCCGTGATCCGACTCATGCGGTTCGGCAAGGCGTCGTCATCCCGATCTGCCCTGCAGTCTGAAGGAAAACCTTCGGCCGGCGGCAGACGAGCCGTCGGGCATCGTGATCCGCATCGCCCTGCCCATGCATTCGAATCGGCTTCGATATCGCAGCACCGTCGGATTGGTCGAGACGACCTGGCATTGTTCGGGTACGCCGTCCGGCCCGACGACGCACGTCACCCGGATGTTCCGGAACCCGACCATGTTGCCCATGCAGCGGGTCAGTTCGGCGGAGTTGATGTCCCGGGTCAGCTCAATGCCTTCTTCGGGACTTTGGCTGTCCTGAGCGGGGTGCAAGAGCGACGCCAGCAGGATGGCAGCCAGGCTTAGCATCGCGGTTCCTTATCTAGGGAAACACCCGCCGGAACACGGTGTCCACATGCTTGGTATGGTAGCCGAGATCGAACAGGGCCTCCAGGTCGGCGTCGGGCACGATGACCTCCGGGTCTTCCTTCAGGAAGTCGAGGAAGTTCCCCTCGCCGCGCCAGACCTTCATCGCGTTGCGCTGGACGGCTGCATAGCTGTCCTCGCGCGACTGCCCCAGCTGCGTCAGGGCCAGCAGGACGCGCTGCGAATGGACAAGGCCGCCCAGCTTGTCGAGGTTCTTCTGCATGTTGTCCGGATAGACCAGCAGCCGCTCCATCACCCCGGCCAGGCGGTTCAGGGCGAAGTCCAGATGGATGGTGGCGTCCGGGCCGATGCCGCGCTCGACCGACGAATGGCTGATGTCCCGCTCGTGCCACAGGGCGACGTTCTCCATCGCCGGAGTCACGGCCGAGCGGACCAGACGGGCCAGGCCGGTCAGGTTCTCGGTCAGGATCGGGTTGCGCTTGTGCGGCATGGCCGACGAACCCTTCTGGCCCTTGTCGAAGAACTCCTCGGCTTCGAGGACCTCGGTGCGCTGCAGGTGGCGGATCTCGACCGCCAGCCGCTCGATCGACGAGGCGACGACACCCAGGGCCGCGAAGAAGGCCGCGTGGCGGTCGCGCGGGATCACCTGGGTCGAGACCGGCTCGACCTGAAGGCCCATCTTCTCCGCGACGTATTCCTCGACCGCCGGATCGACGTTGGCGAAGGTGCCGACGGCGCCCGAGATGGCGCAGGTGGCGATCTCTTCCCTGGCGGTGATCAGGCGGCGCTTTGCCCGCTGGAACTCGGCGTGATAGCCGGCCAGCTTCAGGCCGAAGGTCACGGGCTCGGCGTGGATGCCGTGACTGCGGCCGACGGTCGGGGTGTATTTGTGCTCCTTCGCCCGGGCTTCCAGCGCGGCCAGGACCCGGTCCGTGCCGGCGATCAGCAGATCGGCCGACCGCGCCAGCTGGACCGCGAAACAGGTGTCCAGCACGTCCGACGACGTCATGCCCTGGTGCAGGAAGCGGGCTTCCTCACCGACGGTCTCGGAGACGTGGGTCAGGAAGGCGATGACGTCGTGCTTGGTGGTGCGCTCGATCTCGTCGATCCGGTCGCTGTCCCAGGCGGCGTGCTCGCCCTTGGCCCAGATGGCCTCGGCGGCCTCGGTCGGGATCACGCCCAGCTCGGCCATCTTGGTGGCGGCGTGGGCCTCGATCTCGAACCAGATCTTGTACTTGGTCTCGGAGGACCAGATGGCGACGGCTTCGGGGCGGGAATAGCGCGTGATCATGGGCCGTGCGTGTCGGTCGCACCGGCATGGGAGTCAAGCCGCGCGGCAACTCTCCTTATCGCGCGACAAGGGGGCTCCCTCTCGACCCCGGTCGTTTCCGGGGTACAGGATGGGGCCACACTCACAGGAAGAGAGCGTCCATGGAACTGATCGTCGGCAACATCGCCTTCTCGACCTGGTCGCTGCGGCCCTGGCTGGTGCTGAAGCGCTGCGGGGCGGATTTCACCACCACCGAGGTGCCGCTCTACGGCCCCGACTCGGCGCGGCTGCTGGCCCAGCACTCGCCGACCGGCAAGGTGCCGGTGCTGAAGGTCGAGGGCGAGACGATCTGGGATTCGATGGCGATCTCGGTCTGGGCGTCGGAGATGTTTCCGGACGCCGCGCTCTGGCCGTCCGACCGTCACGCCCGCTGGCTCGCCCGCTCGGTGGCCTGCGAGATGCATTCGTCCTTCATGGCCCTGCGCACCGAATGCGGCATGGGGCCCGATGCCGGCGGCGTCATCCACACCATGGTCGGCCCCGACCGGGCCCCGACCCCGACGTCGGAGGCGGTCGCGGCCGATGTGCGACGGCTGGTCGAGATCATCCGCACGATGCGCGGCCGGTTCGGCGCGGCCGGGCCGTATCTGTTCGGCGAATGGTCGATGCCCGACGCGTTCCTGACCCCGGTGGCGACCCGCTTCCGTCACTACCAGTTCGACCTGTCCGCCTTCGGCGACGACGGCACGGCGGCCAGCTATGTGGCCGAACTGCTACGACAGCCGGATTTCCTGGAGTGGACGGAACTGGCGGCCACGAAGCAGCCTTGAGCGGACGTCACCTGCATTAACGAGACCTGCGAACCCGACCTTAAGGGAACGCCGTTATCGTGTGCCGCTCAACGAGATGTTCTCATGTCCGCGCCGTCGTCCGTCGTTCCGAACCTGAGCCCGCCGGTCGCCCAGCGTCGTCCGACGCTGATGAGCTATGCGATGTTCATTCTTGTCGGCTGCTGCCTGTGCGCCTCGCTGGTCGGCAGCCTGCTGTAGTCAGCGCGTTCCGGTCGGCGTGTTGGCCGAGGCGATCAGCACGGCCTCCAGCGTCGTCGGCGGGGCCAGGGGCTGGGGCGGCGGTGCCACATAGTCCAGGCTGATCGGGATCAGGGTCTGGCCGCCGGCGAGGGCATCGAGCGTGTTCAGCGGCCCGCCCGTCATCCGCTGATAGATCCAGTAGGCCGCCACGACCTTCTCGACGTATTCGCGGGCCTGCGGCACGTCGATCATCTCGATCAGCAGCAGCGGATCCGCATCCGGGCCCAGCCGGCGCAGCGCGCCCAGCATCGGACCCGGCCCGGCGTTGTAGCTGGACACGGCGCGCAGCAGGTCGCCCTGGAATTCGGGTCGCGCCAGCATCCGGTTCACATAGGTCTGGCCGAGGCGCACATTGGTCGCCGGCTGGAACAGCTGTTGCGGGCTGGACACGAAGCTGCGGTCGCCGGTCATCTCGGCCGCCGTCGTCGGCATGACCTGCATCAGGCCGTAGGCCCCCACGGGCGACCTCGCCTGGGCGTTGAACCCGCTTTCCTTGCGCGCGATCGCATAGACGAGCGAGCGTTCCAGCGTCCATCCGCCTTCCGGCACGATGTCCGGCATCGGATAGTTCTCGGCATTGATCCGGCTGACGTCGCCGCCGTTCGATCCCATGATCCGGGGTGCCATGACGCGGGCCAGGCCCGTCCACAGCCGGCGCGAGCGGTCGGTCGCCGTGCGCAGGCCGTTGCGAAGCTCGTCCTGGGCGTCGCTGCGACGGCCGATCTCGAAGAAGGCCACGGTGCGCCGCGCGCGCGGGTCGTTCCGCACGAAGTTGTCGAGTTCGCGCTGGTTGATGCCGACCGGCTCGTCCGAGACCGAGATGGCCTGGGCCACGGCGGAGTAGGGGACCGGGCCGCCGTTCAGCACGGCGGGCTCCTCGCCCAGCTGACGCAGGGCGATCTGGCCATAGAAGGTCGCCGGCCAGCGGGCCGAGACGGTGAGAAACTCGCGGACCCGGTCCTGGCGGCCGGACCGGCTGGCGGCGCGCGCGGCCCAGACGCCGGCTCCGGAGCGGGTCCAGGCGTCCTCCGTCGGATCGTTGGCAACGCGCTCGAAGGCGGTGAAGGCGCGCGAATAATCCTCGGTTCGCCAGGCGGCGAGCCCCACCGTCCACCAGTCGCCGATCTGTTCGCCCAGCGTCAGCGCGCTCGTCAGGTCGTCGTGGTTCAGGGCGACGCGCGCGGCCTTGGCCGGATCGGCCTCGGAGTTTCCCCCGCCTGCGGCCACAGCATCCCAGGTGCGGCTGAAGAAGGTGCCGGTCGGACGGCGCGGTTCCTCGGCCCCGTCGGGACGACGCCGCATGGCCAGGGCATAGACCCTCTGGGCGCAGGGCAGGTCGGCATAGGTCTGCAGCCAGGTCGCCAGCTCTTCGTAGGTGGCGGTATAGTCGGGGTGGAACAGGCGCTCGAACTCGACCTGACCGACCAGGACGTGGTCGCCCGCGGCCGCTGCCGCGGCCCGCGCGGTGGCCAGGTCGCCGCGCCGCAGGGCGTCGAAGGCGGTGGTGTAGCTCAGCCGGTCGGCGTTCGACAGCGCGGTCGGGGTGATGCGCGGGCCGTTCTCGTCATCCGCGCCGGATGCGGCGCCTTCAGGTCCTGTAGCGGCGTCCGTGGCAGCCAGCGACGGCGCTGCGACGCCTGACAGGGCGGCCAGAACGAGGGCGAACGTCGGCGCGAGGTACGCGCGGCGGCGGAAACTGAACAAGGCGGCGGCCCCCTCGTGCGACGCGTCCCCCGTTTCAATTCGGGATCAAACGCGCGGTCTGCGATCGGTCGTCAAGCAGGGACTATGCCGGAATCCGTGCGCTGCATCAATCACATCGACGTCAGCCGT
This DNA window, taken from Brevundimonas subvibrioides ATCC 15264, encodes the following:
- a CDS encoding DUF1476 domain-containing protein, with translation MTTFNDREKGFESKFALDQDQEFRAMARRNKLLGLWAAEKMGLSADSSEEYAKAVVRADFEQPGEEDVFRKIAGDFKGSGLTVSEGEIRSKMDELASMARDQVRAGE
- a CDS encoding fasciclin domain-containing protein, whose amino-acid sequence is MNTRMLTLTVASAALLGLAACNSGAETEAPAADATATDTAAMAPATTDPMVGGASMSPNETIVANAAKASNLTTLVSAVQAAGLAETLSGTGPFTVFAPDNAAFEKIPVATRESLMAPAGKADLTKILTYHVVPGRLTAADLATQAQANGGKVALKTVEGDELTVTVNADGSVTLTDENGGSSKVTQADVLQSNGVVHVIDTVVMPD
- a CDS encoding DNA-deoxyinosine glycosylase; amino-acid sequence: MIKRAFPPVVDADTRLLILGSLPGDASLAAQQYYAHPQNAFWRLVGRVVGRDLVALPYPERLEALQAAGIGLWDVIAGGERRGSLDAAIRNAEPADLKALISTLPALRGVAFNGALSARNGRRLLGERADLTLIDLPSSSPAHARPFEQKAAIWDRLAVTLR
- the purB gene encoding adenylosuccinate lyase; the protein is MITRYSRPEAVAIWSSETKYKIWFEIEAHAATKMAELGVIPTEAAEAIWAKGEHAAWDSDRIDEIERTTKHDVIAFLTHVSETVGEEARFLHQGMTSSDVLDTCFAVQLARSADLLIAGTDRVLAALEARAKEHKYTPTVGRSHGIHAEPVTFGLKLAGYHAEFQRAKRRLITAREEIATCAISGAVGTFANVDPAVEEYVAEKMGLQVEPVSTQVIPRDRHAAFFAALGVVASSIERLAVEIRHLQRTEVLEAEEFFDKGQKGSSAMPHKRNPILTENLTGLARLVRSAVTPAMENVALWHERDISHSSVERGIGPDATIHLDFALNRLAGVMERLLVYPDNMQKNLDKLGGLVHSQRVLLALTQLGQSREDSYAAVQRNAMKVWRGEGNFLDFLKEDPEVIVPDADLEALFDLGYHTKHVDTVFRRVFP
- a CDS encoding glutathione S-transferase; the protein is MELIVGNIAFSTWSLRPWLVLKRCGADFTTTEVPLYGPDSARLLAQHSPTGKVPVLKVEGETIWDSMAISVWASEMFPDAALWPSDRHARWLARSVACEMHSSFMALRTECGMGPDAGGVIHTMVGPDRAPTPTSEAVAADVRRLVEIIRTMRGRFGAAGPYLFGEWSMPDAFLTPVATRFRHYQFDLSAFGDDGTAASYVAELLRQPDFLEWTELAATKQP
- a CDS encoding lytic transglycosylase domain-containing protein, which codes for MFSFRRRAYLAPTFALVLAALSGVAAPSLAATDAATGPEGAASGADDENGPRITPTALSNADRLSYTTAFDALRRGDLATARAAAAAAGDHVLVGQVEFERLFHPDYTATYEELATWLQTYADLPCAQRVYALAMRRRPDGAEEPRRPTGTFFSRTWDAVAAGGGNSEADPAKAARVALNHDDLTSALTLGEQIGDWWTVGLAAWRTEDYSRAFTAFERVANDPTEDAWTRSGAGVWAARAASRSGRQDRVREFLTVSARWPATFYGQIALRQLGEEPAVLNGGPVPYSAVAQAISVSDEPVGINQRELDNFVRNDPRARRTVAFFEIGRRSDAQDELRNGLRTATDRSRRLWTGLARVMAPRIMGSNGGDVSRINAENYPMPDIVPEGGWTLERSLVYAIARKESGFNAQARSPVGAYGLMQVMPTTAAEMTGDRSFVSSPQQLFQPATNVRLGQTYVNRMLARPEFQGDLLRAVSSYNAGPGPMLGALRRLGPDADPLLLIEMIDVPQAREYVEKVVAAYWIYQRMTGGPLNTLDALAGGQTLIPISLDYVAPPPQPLAPPTTLEAVLIASANTPTGTR